One window from the genome of Amaranthus tricolor cultivar Red isolate AtriRed21 chromosome 9, ASM2621246v1, whole genome shotgun sequence encodes:
- the LOC130823470 gene encoding G-type lectin S-receptor-like serine/threonine-protein kinase At1g11330, with protein sequence MNQHVECEHHDRKLVRTTVVLIVGAALFGVFVVVANVGRKKTNKHERTLHDSTLPLNDEVELQDLPLFKLQKLEVATNFFSIENKIGQGGFGPVYKVTILSGVISYKYVKGKLEDGKEIAVKRLARESGQGLQEFMNEVVVISKLQHRNLVRLSGCCVEREEKLVYEYMPNKSLDALLFDPQHQKQLDWKKRFTIIKGISRGLLYLHRDSRLKIIHRDLKASNILLDEELNPKISYFETAMIFGIKQDQDNTLRVVGTYGYMSPEYAMEGRFSEKADVFSLGVLLLEIISGRKNNSFKEHESLSLLSYAWRLWNENNILSLIDATVSDPHFKDQILNRLIIMNHYCLPVHVSEFSAFSPDYVS encoded by the exons atgaatcaaCATGTTGAAT GTGAGCATCATGACAGGAAACTAGTTAGAACTACTGTTGTGCTGATTGTGGGTGCTGCCCTTTTTGGTGTCTTC GTAGTTGTTGCTAATGTAGGACGGAAGAAGACAAACAAGCACGAAAGAACTTTGCACGACAGCACACTTCCACTAAATGATGAAGTAGAACTCCAAGATTTACCATTGTTTAAACTTCAAAAGTTGGAAGTTGCGACAAACTTCTTTTCCATAGAAAATAAGATCGGACAAGGTGGTTTTGGTCCTGTATATAAGGTTACCATTCTTTCAGGTGTAATCAGTTATAAATATGTGAAG GGAAAATTGGAAGATGGAAAAGAAATTGCGGTTAAAAGACTAGCAAGAGAATCTGGACAAGGTCTACAAGAATTTATGAATGAGGTAGTAGTCATATCAAAACTTCAACACAGAAATCTTGTCAGATTGTCAGGGTGCTGTGTAGAAAGAGAGGAAAAACTAGTCTATGAATACATGCCAAATAAGAGCTTGGATGCCCTCCTCTTTG ACCCGCAACATCAAAAACAATTAGACTGGAAGAAGCGCTTCACTATTATCAAAGGGATATCTCGAGGCCTATTGTATCTTCATAGAGATTCTAGATTGAAGATTATTCATAGAGATCTTAAAGCGAGCAACATTTTGCTCGATGAGGAGCTCAATCCAAAGATATCATATTTTGAAACAGCTATGATTTTtggaatcaaacaagatcaagACAACACCTTAAGAGTTGTTGGGACCTA TGGTTACATGTCTCCGGAATATGCAATGGAAGGGCGGTTTTCAGAAAAAGCAGATGTTTTCAGTTTGGGGGTGCTTCTTTTGGAGATCATCAGTGGCAGAAAGAACAATAGCTTTAAAGAACATGAATCTTTGAGCCTTTTATCTTAT GCATGGAGATTGTGGAATGAAAACAATATTCTTTCATTAATTGATGCAACAGTTAGTGATCCACACTTCAAAGATCAGATTCTAAA CCGATTAATCATCATGAATCATTATTGTTTGCCCGTCCATGTATCGGAGTTTTCTGCATTTTCACCAGATTATGTTTCATGA